In Archangium violaceum, the following are encoded in one genomic region:
- a CDS encoding alpha,alpha-trehalase: MPIRTPSPRLLRSASSPKNPLPLAAPSVPAARPATPGSLSATTATARLAYEVLMTLDLDGDGRLTARDAERARESGQRFAVELVLGPGARLELAGAERLAHAADVLSEEVLEGRGDEPGLPVERMLTPRTETMRRLIDQGWDGLVRRSDRAEDLKKALAVMPVKDPEGRLRVYVPARDRKALKKLRAEARRSGGLEMVPLQKPRGAEDWRALMRAPGMLYLPRPYIVPGGRFVQMFGWDSYFNARGALASGRYELARDLLENQLYEIEHYGKIPNSNLSYHLSRTQPPLMPRLALELHAVRPDRRLLKRVAKVAEQELENVFRTGPRATPSGLSRYKDDAEGPDAEDLSAFYAGSRPDDAEFHRHDRAIRESGWDMCHRFGTATHHHEPVCLNSLLFQYEMDLAEILRLVEGEDSLRAARYAKAAKARARTMRTRFWDAGRGMFFDHDFVAGRRSRYESLATFYPLWTGWASREEAAAVAAALPRFLHDGGLTSSTRASREAAGGEALQWDWPFGWAPHQVIVVEGLRRYGFHAEADAVAYRWVSMILDIAGSHNGLVKEKYDVVSRSAEVAVEYGNQGADRGPLLAPRSERTLGFAWTNASVLLLLNGLSPELREALDAGLPADSVLGPPRDQGGSGRSRKKRGARIAA, from the coding sequence GTGCCCATCCGGACGCCGTCTCCCCGTCTTCTCCGCTCCGCTTCCTCCCCGAAGAATCCGCTTCCCCTCGCCGCGCCGTCGGTTCCCGCCGCACGGCCCGCGACTCCGGGTTCCCTGTCCGCCACCACGGCCACCGCGCGCCTCGCCTACGAGGTGCTGATGACCCTGGATCTCGATGGCGATGGTCGCCTCACCGCTCGTGACGCCGAGCGCGCCCGCGAGAGTGGGCAGCGCTTCGCGGTGGAGCTGGTGCTCGGCCCGGGGGCCCGCCTCGAGCTGGCCGGGGCGGAGCGGCTCGCGCACGCCGCGGACGTCCTCTCCGAGGAGGTGCTCGAGGGGCGGGGCGATGAGCCGGGACTGCCCGTGGAGCGGATGCTCACCCCACGCACCGAGACGATGCGGCGGCTGATCGACCAGGGCTGGGACGGACTCGTCCGCCGCTCGGACCGGGCCGAGGATCTGAAGAAGGCGCTCGCGGTGATGCCGGTGAAGGACCCGGAGGGCCGGCTGCGCGTGTACGTCCCCGCGCGCGATCGCAAGGCCCTCAAGAAGCTGCGTGCCGAGGCCCGGCGCTCCGGCGGCCTGGAGATGGTGCCGCTCCAGAAGCCTCGCGGGGCCGAGGACTGGCGGGCGCTCATGCGCGCGCCGGGGATGCTCTACCTCCCGCGCCCCTACATCGTCCCGGGTGGCCGCTTCGTGCAGATGTTCGGCTGGGACAGCTACTTCAACGCTCGGGGCGCCCTGGCCTCCGGCCGCTACGAGCTCGCGAGGGATCTGCTCGAGAACCAGCTCTACGAGATCGAGCACTATGGGAAGATCCCCAACTCGAACCTCAGCTACCACCTGTCGCGGACCCAGCCGCCGCTCATGCCCCGGCTGGCGCTGGAGCTCCACGCGGTGCGCCCGGACCGGCGCCTGCTGAAGCGGGTGGCGAAGGTGGCCGAGCAGGAGCTCGAGAACGTCTTCCGCACGGGCCCGCGCGCCACGCCGAGCGGGCTGTCCCGCTACAAGGACGACGCCGAGGGGCCCGACGCCGAGGATCTGTCCGCGTTCTACGCTGGCTCGCGGCCGGACGACGCCGAGTTCCACCGCCACGACCGCGCCATCCGCGAGAGCGGCTGGGACATGTGCCACCGCTTCGGCACGGCCACGCACCACCACGAGCCGGTGTGCCTCAACTCGCTGCTGTTCCAGTACGAGATGGATCTCGCGGAGATCCTCCGCCTGGTGGAAGGGGAGGACTCGCTGCGGGCGGCCCGGTACGCGAAGGCGGCGAAGGCCCGGGCGCGCACCATGCGCACGCGCTTCTGGGATGCCGGGCGGGGGATGTTCTTCGATCACGACTTCGTGGCCGGACGCCGCTCGCGCTACGAGTCCCTGGCCACCTTCTATCCGCTGTGGACGGGCTGGGCTTCCCGGGAGGAGGCCGCCGCCGTGGCCGCCGCGCTCCCGCGCTTCCTCCATGACGGAGGCCTGACCTCCAGCACCCGCGCCTCGCGCGAGGCCGCCGGTGGAGAGGCCCTGCAGTGGGACTGGCCCTTTGGCTGGGCGCCGCACCAGGTCATCGTGGTGGAGGGACTGCGCCGCTACGGCTTCCACGCCGAGGCCGATGCGGTGGCCTACCGCTGGGTGTCCATGATCCTGGACATCGCGGGGAGCCACAACGGCCTGGTGAAGGAGAAGTATGACGTGGTGAGCAGGTCCGCCGAGGTGGCCGTGGAGTACGGCAACCAGGGCGCGGATCGCGGGCCGCTGCTGGCGCCCCGGTCCGAGCGGACGCTGGGCTTCGCCTGGACGAATGCCTCGGTGTTGCTGCTGCTGAACGGCTTGTCCCCCGAGCTGCGCGAGGCGCTCGATGCCGGCCTCCCCGCCGACAGCGTGCTCGGGCCTCCGCGCGACCAGGGCGGCAGCGGCCGTTCCCGGAAGAAGCGCGGCGCTCGCATCGCCGCGTGA